AGTCGGTGACGTCCAGCAGGACGTCCACGTAGCCGCGGCGGCCGTACTTGTAGATGTCCCGCAACCGCCCGCCCACCAGCGCCCGCTGCCGGGCCAGGCGCTGCCGCACCAGGGCCAGCTCGCGCCCCGTGGCCTGGGCCCGCGCGCGCGTCTGGGCCAGCTCCCGGGCCAGCACGCGCAGCCGCGCCTCCTCCGCCTCCAGGCGCTGGTCCATCGCCTCCAGGTCCCGCAGCGTCCGGCGCTCCGCGCGCTTCACCGCACGCAGGCGGGTGCGCTGCTCCTCCAGCTGGCGGCGCACCTGCCGCAGCTCGGTGCGCTTCTGCTGGAGCGAGGGCGCGGCGGCGGCCGGGACGGCCAGCACCAGCATCAGGAGGAGCGGGAGGGCGCGACGCACTGACGGCGCCTCAGGTCTGGAGGAAGCGGCGCAGGGCCAGCAGGCTCCCGCTCATCCCCACCACCAGCCCCCCTGCACCGATCGTCCCGAGCAGCCCGGGGAGGAGGTCGGCAGGCCCCAGCAGGGGGAGGAAGGGCAGGGCGCCGCGCGCCCGCTCCACCAGGAAGGCGTAGGCGGGGACGAGCACGCCGGCGGCCAGCAGGATGGCCAGCGCGCCTTCCACGGCCCCCTCCATGAGGAAGGGGGAGCGCATGTACCACCCGCCGGCGCCCACGAGCTGCATGATCTCGATCTCCTGACGCCGCGCCAGGATGGTGAGGCGCACCGTGTTCATGATGATGATCAGGGCCACGAGCCCCAGCAGGAGGGCCAGCCCCAGCCCGACGGCGCGCACCACCCCGGTGACGGCGAGGAGGCGGTCCACGACCTCGCCCCCGAAGGCCACCTCCTCCACGCCGCGCAGGCGGCGCACCGCCTCGGCCACCCGCCGGACCTGGCGGCCCTCGGTGACGGCGATCTCCAGCGAGTCGGGCAGCGGGTTGGTCTGGACCACGTCGCGCAGCGCCACCCGGTCGCCGAGCGTGGCCTGGAGCCGCCGCAGGGCGACGTCGCGGCCGACGAAGGTCACCGCGCGCACGCCCGGCACCCGACGCGCCTCCGCCACCAGGCGGTCCCGCTCCGCCGGCGTGAGCCCGTCGCGCAGGTAGGCCACCACGCCCACCTGCCCCTCGACCACGCGGGCCAGGTGGTGGAGGTTGGCACTGAGGATGAGGCCGCAGCCGACGAGCAGCAGCGTCACCAGGATGGTGGTGACCGCGGCCAGGCTCATCAGCCCGTTGCGGCGGAAGGCCAGGGCCGCCTCGCGGACGGTGTAGGCCACCGCCGCCCGCACCCGGGCTGCCGCCACCGCCACGGGGGGAGGTACGGCCGGACGGCCTCCGACCGGACGCCGTTCAGCCACGCCGCCCCACCACCAGATGCGGCACGTCCACGGCGGCACGGGGGGTGTAGAGGCCGTAGTCCTCGTCGCGGACCACCGTGCCCCCGGCCAGTTCGACGACGCGCTTGCGCAGGATGTCCACGATCGTCTTGTTGTGGGTGGTGACGACCACCGTCGTGCCGTGCAGGTTGATGCGGCTGAGGAGCTGGATGATCTCCCAGGAGGTGCGCGGGTCGAGGTTGCCGGTAGGCTCGTCGGCCAGCAGCAGCGGGGGCTGGTGGACCAGGGCGCGCGCGATGGAGACCCGCTGCTGCTCCCCGCCGGAGAGCTGGTGCGGGTAGGCGTCGGCCCGCTCCTCCAGCCCCACCACGCCGAGCGCCCGCAGGGTGCGCGGCCGGATCTCGTGCGGGGCGGCGCCGGTCACGTGCAGGGCGAAGGCCACGTTCTCGTAGGCGGTCTTGTGCGGCAGGAGCTTGTAGTCCTGGAAGACGATGCCCATACTCCGGCGCAGCGCCGGGACGTGGCGGCGCGGCAGCCGGGTGATGTCCCGGCCGCCCACAATCACCTGCCCCCGGGTGGGCACTTCAGCCCGGTAGATGAGCTTGAGCAGGGTGGACTTGCCGGACCCCGTGGCCCCGATGATGAAGACGAACTCGCCCGGCTCGATGGAGAGGGAGACGTCCCGGAGGGCGGTGACGCCGTTGGGGTAGCACTTGGAGACGCCGCGGAATCGGATCATCGACAAGAGCGACGGAAAGGGCGACGACAGCCTGTCTGTGCGTCCCTGGCGGGTCTTCGGCACGCGGCGAGATTTTCCTCTCGCCGCGCGAGGCCCCGCCGAAGCCACGCGGAGAGCCTGCCAGGCCGCCGGGGGAGGCGGCCCTCCTCCCCTCCTCCCTCCTATGCCCGCTTTCGGTGGGCTTCAGCCGGGCGGACGCAGGCCCCGGCCTCGGCCACCGACGTCCCTTCGGTCGCTCCTGTCAGTCCGCCAGCGAGATCCCGGCCACCAGCTGCGCCACGTGCGAGGTCACCGGCTCGCCGGCGGTCATGTCCATCCGCAACGGTGTCACCGAGACCAGCCCCTGGCGCAGGGCCCACCCGTCGGTGCCCTCCTCGTCGGGTTCGGGAGCGCGGTCTCCGGTGAGCCAGTAGTAGACCCGCCCGCGCGGGTCGCGCCGCTCCTCCAGCCGGCTGACGTAGCGCCGCTGCCCCTGACGCGTGACGGCCAGGCCGCGCAGGGCGCCGCGCGGCAGGTTGGGGACGTTCACGTTCAGCACCACCTCGTCGGGCAGCCGCTGCTGCCCCAGCCGGGCCACCAGACGGGCCGCCACGTCGGCAGCCACGTCGTAGTGGACCTCGCGGACCTCGCCGGCGCGCCGGAAGACGGCCACGGAGACAGCGAGACTGGGGAACCCCATGATGGCCCCCTCCATGGCGCCGGAGACGGTGCCCGAGTAGGTCAGGTCGCTGCCGATGTTGGCTTCCCCGTTGATCCCCGAGATCACCAGGTCGGGACGCCAGGGCAGCAGCGCCAGCACCCCCAGGACGACGCAGTCGGCTGGGGTGCCGTTGGTGGCCCAGGCGCGCACGTCGAGCCCCGGCAGCGCCGTCGGGGTGGCGCGCAGCGGCTTGTGCAGGGTGATGGCGTGCCCGGTGGCGCTGCGCTCGTGCTCCGGGGCCACGACGGCCACCTCGCCGCTCCGGGCGAGGGCCCGCGCCAGGGCCAGCACCCCCGGGCTGTGGATCCCGTCGTCGTTGGTGAGCAGGATCCTCACCGCCGGACCGAGTCCTCGATCCAGCGCAGGTAGTCGGGGTTGCCCGCCAGGACCGGCAGCGCCACCACCTCGGGCACGGTGTACGCATGGAGCGTTCGCACGC
This genomic stretch from Armatimonadota bacterium harbors:
- the ftsX gene encoding permease-like cell division protein FtsX, whose translation is MAERRPVGGRPAVPPPVAVAAARVRAAVAYTVREAALAFRRNGLMSLAAVTTILVTLLLVGCGLILSANLHHLARVVEGQVGVVAYLRDGLTPAERDRLVAEARRVPGVRAVTFVGRDVALRRLQATLGDRVALRDVVQTNPLPDSLEIAVTEGRQVRRVAEAVRRLRGVEEVAFGGEVVDRLLAVTGVVRAVGLGLALLLGLVALIIIMNTVRLTILARRQEIEIMQLVGAGGWYMRSPFLMEGAVEGALAILLAAGVLVPAYAFLVERARGALPFLPLLGPADLLPGLLGTIGAGGLVVGMSGSLLALRRFLQT
- the ftsE gene encoding cell division ATP-binding protein FtsE, with amino-acid sequence MIRFRGVSKCYPNGVTALRDVSLSIEPGEFVFIIGATGSGKSTLLKLIYRAEVPTRGQVIVGGRDITRLPRRHVPALRRSMGIVFQDYKLLPHKTAYENVAFALHVTGAAPHEIRPRTLRALGVVGLEERADAYPHQLSGGEQQRVSIARALVHQPPLLLADEPTGNLDPRTSWEIIQLLSRINLHGTTVVVTTHNKTIVDILRKRVVELAGGTVVRDEDYGLYTPRAAVDVPHLVVGRRG
- the surE gene encoding 5'/3'-nucleotidase SurE, translated to MRILLTNDDGIHSPGVLALARALARSGEVAVVAPEHERSATGHAITLHKPLRATPTALPGLDVRAWATNGTPADCVVLGVLALLPWRPDLVISGINGEANIGSDLTYSGTVSGAMEGAIMGFPSLAVSVAVFRRAGEVREVHYDVAADVAARLVARLGQQRLPDEVVLNVNVPNLPRGALRGLAVTRQGQRRYVSRLEERRDPRGRVYYWLTGDRAPEPDEEGTDGWALRQGLVSVTPLRMDMTAGEPVTSHVAQLVAGISLAD